A region of Plantactinospora sp. BC1 DNA encodes the following proteins:
- a CDS encoding serine hydrolase, producing MGADERAAERRARSNRSTLLRLTLIAGVLLVLVLVGLRLMPGSPFASTAAAKWGEPSGPAGPAATTPGRPGTPTPTPSPELPPLPVAPAKVKIDKDGWWNWALMDTRTGKISGSANMDETNPTASMIKAWIGADFLRRAAEQGDTPSDTRMNQVSIMIRDSDNNAAQTLYELNGGTASIKRLISICDLTDSSPAADGGWSRTALSARDTARMGACIADGRAAGPKWTKWLLDEMRAVRGVGNFGIRKAFPAAEQKTIAVKNGWVDRQREQKYTVNCLAIGDGWTMAVETRYAINLGYTYGAKICEDVARQLRAASDAT from the coding sequence ATGGGTGCCGACGAACGCGCCGCCGAGCGGCGGGCCCGGTCCAACCGGTCCACCCTGCTCCGGCTCACCCTGATCGCGGGCGTGCTCTTGGTGCTGGTGCTGGTCGGGCTCCGGCTGATGCCGGGCTCGCCGTTCGCGAGTACCGCCGCCGCCAAGTGGGGCGAACCGTCCGGCCCGGCCGGTCCGGCCGCCACCACCCCGGGCCGCCCCGGCACGCCCACCCCGACCCCCAGCCCGGAACTGCCGCCGCTGCCGGTGGCGCCCGCCAAGGTGAAGATCGACAAAGACGGCTGGTGGAACTGGGCGCTGATGGACACCCGGACCGGCAAGATCTCCGGTTCGGCCAACATGGACGAGACCAACCCGACCGCCTCGATGATCAAGGCGTGGATCGGCGCGGACTTCCTCCGTCGCGCCGCCGAGCAGGGCGACACCCCGAGCGACACCCGGATGAACCAGGTCTCGATCATGATCCGGGACAGCGACAACAACGCCGCGCAGACCCTCTACGAACTCAACGGCGGCACGGCGTCGATCAAGCGACTGATCAGCATCTGCGACCTGACCGACAGCAGCCCGGCCGCCGACGGCGGCTGGAGCCGGACCGCGCTCTCGGCCCGGGACACCGCCCGGATGGGCGCCTGCATCGCCGACGGCCGGGCCGCCGGGCCGAAGTGGACGAAGTGGCTGCTCGACGAGATGCGCGCGGTGCGCGGGGTCGGCAACTTCGGCATCCGCAAGGCGTTCCCGGCCGCCGAGCAGAAGACCATCGCGGTCAAGAACGGCTGGGTGGACCGGCAGCGCGAGCAGAAGTACACGGTGAACTGCCTGGCCATCGGCGACGGCTGGACGATGGCGGTGGAGACCAGGTACGCGATCAACCTCGGCTACACGTACGGGGCGAAGATCTGCGAGGACGTGGCCCGGCAGCTCCGCGCCGCCTCCGACGCCACCTGA
- a CDS encoding menaquinone biosynthetic enzyme MqnA/MqnD family protein, with product MTELRRPRVGHIQFLNCLPIYWGLMRSGALIDVELHKDSPERLSAALVAGDLDIGPITLVEYLKHADELLLLPDLAVGSDGPVLSVNIVSTRPLAELDDAKVALGSTSRTGVLLARMLLAQKYGVHPEYFSCPPDLTTMLLEAEAGVLIGDVALRALYEAPGRGLAVTDLGQAWRDWTGLPMVFAVWAVRRDFAANHPGQVKDVHQAFLRSRDLCLAELDEVAESAARWEPFDAATLATYFRTLDFSLGERQVTGLREFARRAVELTGVPALPADGPVFFSD from the coding sequence ATGACCGAGCTGCGGCGACCCCGGGTAGGCCATATCCAGTTTCTCAACTGTCTGCCGATCTACTGGGGGCTGATGCGTTCCGGTGCGCTGATCGACGTCGAGCTGCACAAGGACTCGCCGGAGCGGCTCAGCGCCGCCCTGGTCGCCGGTGACCTCGACATCGGGCCGATCACCCTGGTGGAGTACCTCAAGCACGCCGACGAGCTGCTGCTGCTGCCGGATCTCGCGGTCGGCAGCGACGGCCCGGTGCTCTCGGTCAACATCGTCTCCACCCGCCCGCTCGCCGAGCTGGACGACGCCAAGGTGGCCCTCGGCTCCACCTCCCGGACCGGTGTGCTGCTCGCCCGGATGCTGCTCGCGCAGAAGTACGGCGTGCACCCCGAGTACTTCAGCTGCCCGCCCGATCTGACCACGATGCTGCTGGAGGCCGAGGCCGGGGTGCTGATCGGCGACGTGGCGCTGCGCGCCCTCTACGAGGCGCCCGGGCGTGGGCTCGCCGTCACCGACCTCGGGCAGGCCTGGCGGGACTGGACCGGGCTGCCGATGGTCTTCGCCGTCTGGGCGGTACGCCGGGACTTCGCGGCCAACCACCCCGGGCAGGTCAAGGACGTGCACCAGGCGTTCCTGCGCTCCCGGGACCTCTGCCTGGCCGAGCTGGACGAGGTCGCCGAGTCGGCGGCCCGGTGGGAGCCGTTCGACGCGGCGACCCTGGCCACGTACTTCCGGACCCTGGACTTCTCGCTCGGCGAGCGCCAGGTGACCGGACTGCGCGAGTTCGCCCGCCGCGCCGTCGAGCTGACCGGCGTACCGGCGCTGCCGGCGGACGGACCGGTCTTCTTCTCCGACTGA
- the paaB gene encoding 1,2-phenylacetyl-CoA epoxidase subunit PaaB — MTAPSQGRAGWPLWEVFVRARRGLSHTHVGSLHAPDAELALRNARDLYTRRQEGVSIWVVPAGAITASSPDEKDAFFEPSADKVYRHPTFYPVPDGAAHL; from the coding sequence GTGACCGCCCCGAGCCAGGGCCGGGCCGGCTGGCCGCTCTGGGAGGTCTTCGTCCGGGCCCGGCGCGGGCTGTCGCACACCCACGTCGGCAGCCTGCACGCCCCGGACGCCGAGCTGGCGCTGCGCAACGCCCGGGACCTCTACACCCGGCGCCAGGAGGGCGTCTCGATCTGGGTCGTACCGGCCGGGGCGATCACCGCCTCCAGCCCGGACGAGAAGGACGCCTTCTTCGAGCCCTCGGCCGACAAGGTCTACCGGCACCCGACGTTCTATCCGGTACCCGACGGGGCGGCACACCTGTGA
- the paaA gene encoding 1,2-phenylacetyl-CoA epoxidase subunit PaaA, whose protein sequence is MYGHDFPVPDDGTAGGLLDQVEAAEVALRAAADRGRPGTDPATDTDPQDYFTALIGADQKIEPRDWMPEAYRKTLIRQIAQHAHSEIIGMQPEGNWISRAPSLKRKAILLAKVQDEAGHGLYLYAAAETLGVSRDKLVELLLAGRQKYSSIFNYPTLTWADVGAIGWLVDGAAIVNQVPLCRCSYGPYARAMIRICKEESFHQRQGYEILHTLAHGTPEQHAMAQDAVDRWWYPSLAMFGPPDGDSTHSQQSMAWKIKRFSNDELRQRFVDMCVQQAGVLGLTLPDPDLRWNESRQAHDYTQPDYAELMRVISGDGPCNRQRIAHRRRADADGAWVREAAEAYAAKRAAERTAVPA, encoded by the coding sequence GTGTACGGACATGACTTCCCGGTCCCGGATGACGGAACCGCCGGCGGCCTGCTCGATCAGGTCGAGGCGGCGGAGGTGGCGCTGCGGGCGGCCGCCGACCGTGGCCGTCCCGGCACCGACCCGGCCACCGACACCGACCCGCAGGACTACTTCACCGCCCTGATCGGCGCCGACCAGAAGATCGAGCCCCGGGACTGGATGCCGGAGGCGTACCGGAAGACGCTGATCCGGCAGATCGCCCAGCACGCCCACTCCGAGATCATCGGCATGCAGCCGGAGGGCAACTGGATCAGCCGCGCCCCCTCGCTCAAGCGCAAGGCGATCCTGCTCGCCAAGGTGCAGGACGAGGCCGGGCACGGGCTCTACCTCTACGCCGCCGCCGAGACCCTCGGGGTGAGCCGGGACAAACTCGTCGAGCTGCTGCTCGCCGGTCGCCAGAAATACAGCTCGATCTTCAACTACCCGACGCTGACCTGGGCCGACGTCGGCGCCATCGGCTGGCTGGTGGACGGCGCCGCGATCGTCAACCAGGTACCGCTGTGCCGCTGCTCGTACGGGCCGTACGCCCGGGCGATGATCCGGATCTGCAAGGAGGAGTCCTTCCACCAGCGGCAGGGCTACGAGATCCTACACACCCTCGCGCACGGCACCCCGGAGCAGCACGCGATGGCCCAGGACGCGGTGGACCGCTGGTGGTACCCGTCGCTGGCGATGTTCGGCCCGCCGGACGGTGACTCGACGCACTCCCAGCAGTCGATGGCCTGGAAGATCAAGCGGTTCTCCAACGACGAGCTGCGGCAGCGCTTCGTCGACATGTGCGTGCAGCAGGCCGGCGTGCTCGGCCTCACCCTGCCCGACCCCGACCTGCGGTGGAACGAGTCCCGGCAGGCGCACGACTACACCCAGCCCGACTACGCCGAGCTGATGCGGGTGATCTCCGGCGACGGGCCGTGCAACCGGCAACGGATCGCACACCGCCGCCGGGCGGACGCCGACGGGGCCTGGGTGCGCGAGGCCGCCGAGGCGTACGCGGCCAAGCGGGCCGCCGAGCGTACGGCGGTGCCGGCGTGA
- a CDS encoding ATP-binding protein translates to MPIVGRKAELAELTSAWQRATEGHPELAVVWGRRRVGKTYLLTHFAREKRAVYFTATRQDADDRQLRRFAEALREQLGDEVADLAPATFPDWETALRFVARLARTAPLLVVLDEAPRLTGGHADFADTVSAVWENHVRDQRLLLVLSGSAVAVMEQMLGPQGGLHRRAGVERRMDPFPLLDARAFLPDLAPEQFLEAYAACGGYPLHLSRWSTGRSTEENLHELAFTPGGLLLRDAPDILSEDLDWRGGYERVLTAMAGGARRRSRIAGRAQQRIDYTLDRLRRAGYVRAVRPIGAGGSADPMYEIADDYLAYWFAVLRDDADLIDGGQGPAVRRRTWGRWQTHLARVFEAAAREHAQHLVATGALPAETVVGRWWKDETVEIDVLGLAGDDPVLVGEARWQTRPLTLRDLTDLRRRAGHLPPPGPAGLTFGFWSRGGGDETLAGHPEVRTFTPADMLAGTPGRRSGRRGG, encoded by the coding sequence ATGCCGATCGTGGGCCGGAAGGCCGAACTGGCCGAACTGACCTCGGCCTGGCAGCGGGCCACCGAGGGACATCCCGAGCTGGCCGTGGTCTGGGGTCGCCGCCGGGTCGGCAAGACCTACCTGCTCACCCACTTCGCCAGAGAGAAGCGGGCGGTCTACTTCACCGCCACCCGGCAGGACGCCGACGACCGGCAGCTCCGCCGGTTCGCCGAGGCGCTACGCGAACAGCTCGGCGACGAGGTGGCCGACCTGGCCCCGGCGACCTTCCCCGACTGGGAGACCGCGCTGCGGTTCGTCGCCCGGCTGGCCCGCACCGCCCCGCTGCTCGTGGTGCTCGACGAGGCGCCCCGGCTGACCGGCGGGCACGCCGACTTCGCCGACACCGTCTCCGCCGTCTGGGAGAACCACGTCCGCGACCAACGGCTGCTGCTGGTGCTCTCCGGGTCGGCGGTCGCGGTGATGGAGCAGATGCTCGGCCCGCAGGGCGGACTGCACCGCCGGGCCGGCGTCGAGCGCCGGATGGATCCGTTCCCCCTGCTGGACGCCCGGGCGTTCCTGCCCGACCTGGCTCCCGAGCAGTTCCTTGAGGCGTACGCGGCCTGCGGCGGCTACCCGCTGCACCTGAGCAGGTGGTCGACAGGGCGCTCCACCGAGGAGAACCTGCACGAGTTGGCCTTCACTCCCGGTGGCCTGCTGCTGCGGGACGCGCCGGACATCCTCTCCGAGGACCTCGACTGGCGGGGCGGCTACGAGCGGGTGCTGACCGCGATGGCCGGCGGCGCCCGGCGACGGTCCCGGATCGCCGGCCGGGCCCAGCAACGGATCGACTACACCCTCGACCGGCTGCGCCGGGCCGGCTACGTCCGGGCGGTACGCCCGATCGGCGCGGGCGGCTCGGCCGACCCGATGTACGAGATCGCCGACGACTACCTCGCGTACTGGTTCGCCGTGCTCCGCGACGACGCCGACCTCATCGACGGCGGGCAGGGGCCCGCGGTCCGGCGACGCACCTGGGGGCGGTGGCAGACACACCTCGCCCGGGTCTTCGAGGCGGCCGCCCGGGAGCACGCCCAGCATCTGGTGGCCACGGGTGCGCTGCCCGCCGAGACGGTGGTCGGCCGCTGGTGGAAGGACGAAACCGTCGAGATCGACGTGCTCGGCCTGGCCGGCGACGATCCCGTACTCGTCGGCGAGGCCCGCTGGCAGACCAGGCCGCTCACCCTGCGCGACCTGACCGACCTGCGGCGCCGGGCCGGCCACCTGCCGCCGCCCGGACCGGCCGGCCTCACCTTCGGGTTCTGGTCGCGCGGCGGTGGCGACGAGACGCTGGCCGGGCACCCGGAGGTCCGCACCTTCACTCCGGCCGACATGCTGGCAGGCACACCCGGCCGGCGGTCCGGCCGGCGCGGCGGGTGA
- a CDS encoding MFS transporter encodes MSFTTVGVAVPDDGTPTVSHWRDVYLAAGARAVSTCGDFLAATALALALQSAGAGGLAVSGVMLAATLPLVLLAPLTGRLADRVDSRTLLVWAGAGQALVCAALAFAESTAVILPLAALLACGLAVTQPTLAALLPEMVRRADLPRASAINQTAGSVGMLVAPALAGLLVGQFGARVPLLLDAGSYLALIAAGLLLGTRRGGRRATGPAGGATPAPAAPAWRLRRDPLLWTMVAAIAATVAGVGAVNVIEVFYVRETLHSSTTMFGLISAAWTAGMLVGAWLLAGTARRARDDGALVKGVLGMLGAACLLVGLGATVPAAGWLVPLWLVGGAANGGLNVFSNLVLANRVPPAARGRAFAAQGAAIQGAGMFGYLAGGLLLAGFPPRPLVAVTGAAGLAVVAAVTPVVLRAARRERATMRPGPLPPRSAGQPVEPAVTVGS; translated from the coding sequence ATGTCTTTCACAACTGTCGGTGTCGCCGTACCCGACGACGGCACGCCGACGGTGTCGCACTGGCGGGACGTCTACCTGGCCGCCGGCGCCCGGGCCGTCTCCACCTGTGGCGACTTCCTCGCCGCGACCGCGCTGGCGCTCGCCCTGCAATCCGCCGGAGCGGGTGGACTGGCGGTTTCCGGGGTGATGCTGGCCGCCACGCTGCCGCTGGTGCTGCTCGCCCCGCTGACCGGTCGACTGGCCGACCGGGTGGACAGCCGCACCCTGCTGGTCTGGGCCGGTGCCGGCCAGGCGCTGGTCTGCGCCGCGCTCGCCTTCGCCGAGAGCACCGCCGTGATCCTGCCGCTCGCCGCGCTGCTCGCCTGCGGGCTGGCGGTGACCCAGCCGACCCTGGCCGCCCTGCTCCCCGAGATGGTGCGCCGGGCCGACCTGCCCCGGGCCAGCGCGATCAACCAGACCGCCGGCTCGGTCGGCATGCTCGTCGCGCCGGCCCTGGCCGGGCTGCTGGTCGGGCAGTTCGGTGCCCGGGTACCGCTGCTGCTCGACGCCGGCAGCTATCTCGCGCTGATCGCCGCCGGCCTGCTGCTGGGTACCCGACGGGGTGGCCGACGGGCGACGGGACCGGCCGGCGGGGCGACCCCGGCACCGGCGGCCCCCGCCTGGCGGCTGCGCCGCGACCCGCTGCTCTGGACGATGGTGGCCGCGATCGCCGCCACGGTGGCCGGGGTGGGCGCGGTCAACGTGATCGAGGTCTTCTACGTACGCGAGACCCTGCACTCCTCGACCACGATGTTCGGCCTGATCAGCGCGGCCTGGACCGCCGGCATGCTGGTCGGCGCCTGGCTGCTGGCCGGCACCGCCCGGCGGGCCCGCGACGACGGCGCCCTGGTCAAGGGCGTGCTCGGGATGCTCGGCGCGGCCTGCCTGCTGGTCGGACTCGGCGCCACCGTGCCGGCCGCCGGCTGGCTGGTCCCGCTCTGGCTGGTCGGCGGCGCCGCCAACGGCGGGCTCAACGTCTTCAGCAACCTGGTGTTGGCCAACCGGGTGCCACCGGCGGCCCGCGGCCGGGCCTTCGCCGCCCAGGGCGCCGCGATCCAGGGCGCCGGGATGTTCGGCTATCTGGCCGGCGGGCTGCTGCTCGCCGGCTTCCCGCCCCGGCCGCTGGTCGCGGTGACCGGGGCGGCCGGGCTGGCCGTGGTCGCTGCGGTGACCCCGGTGGTGTTGCGGGCCGCCCGGCGCGAGCGGGCCACGATGCGTCCTGGGCCACTTCCGCCCCGGTCGGCCGGGCAGCCGGTCGAACCGGCGGTTACCGTCGGATCATGA
- a CDS encoding AAA family ATPase — translation MPAQDLDTDLEHERAHLAASRAALRRMREHAESLFATGQDVAGDAYAAETLGRTLSRRVAELADDPNTPLFFGRLDFADANHHIGRRHVTDPTGEPMVLDWRAPISRSFYRATVRDPQGVRVRRRFGFGAGQLTSFEDEHLDRGQEYGTASRILTAEIERPRVGPMRDIVATIQPEQDELVRADLADSICVQGAPGTGKTAVGLHRAAYLLYLHRERLRRSGVLVVGPNRAFLSYISAVLPALGEVEVTQATVEDLLGTPVRAVDPPATAALKHDPRMAEVLRRALAGQVRAPEEPMVVSDGSYRWRITAEALRRVVEEARREGLPYATGRERVRARVVGLLQRQSEARRGDSPGESWLRRMGRCGPVTEFLDHCWPAVTPDGLVHRLLADPEALAAAADGLLTEAEQALLSWPKPPRTPRATKWTAADAVLVDEAAGLVERVPSFGHVVVDEAQDLSPMQCRVIARRSEHGSVTLLGDLAQGTAPWAATDWRETLRHLGKPDASVVPLTMGFRVPAAVLALANRLLPALAVEVPPAESLRSDGALEIRTVPDLAAATVAEVRAALAHDGSIAVIAAEAETDGLRAALTAAGIPTGTADEVETACRVTVVPATLAKGLEYDHVIVVEPARIVAAEPRGLHRLYVVLTRAVSRLAVLHSEPLPAPL, via the coding sequence ATGCCCGCACAGGACCTCGACACCGACCTGGAACACGAACGCGCACACCTGGCCGCCTCCCGGGCCGCCCTGCGGCGGATGCGGGAGCACGCCGAGTCGCTCTTCGCGACCGGTCAGGACGTCGCCGGTGACGCGTACGCGGCCGAGACGCTCGGCCGGACCCTCTCCCGACGGGTCGCCGAACTCGCCGACGACCCGAACACCCCGCTCTTCTTCGGCCGCCTCGACTTCGCCGACGCCAACCACCACATCGGGCGGCGGCACGTCACCGACCCGACCGGCGAGCCGATGGTGCTGGACTGGCGGGCCCCGATCTCCCGCTCGTTCTACCGGGCCACCGTCCGGGACCCGCAGGGGGTACGGGTCCGGCGGCGGTTCGGCTTCGGCGCCGGCCAGCTCACCAGCTTCGAGGACGAACACCTCGACCGGGGGCAGGAGTACGGCACCGCCAGCCGGATCCTGACCGCCGAGATCGAACGCCCCCGGGTCGGGCCGATGCGGGACATCGTCGCCACCATCCAACCCGAGCAGGACGAGCTGGTCCGGGCCGACCTGGCCGACTCGATCTGCGTACAGGGTGCGCCCGGGACCGGGAAGACGGCGGTCGGGCTGCACCGGGCCGCGTACCTGCTCTACCTGCACCGGGAGCGGCTGCGCCGGTCCGGGGTACTCGTCGTCGGGCCGAACCGGGCGTTCCTGTCGTACATCTCGGCGGTACTGCCGGCGCTCGGCGAGGTCGAGGTGACCCAGGCGACCGTGGAGGACCTGCTCGGCACCCCGGTACGTGCCGTGGACCCCCCGGCGACCGCCGCGCTGAAGCACGATCCCCGGATGGCCGAGGTGCTGCGCCGGGCGCTGGCCGGGCAGGTGCGGGCACCTGAGGAGCCGATGGTGGTCTCCGACGGCTCGTACCGGTGGCGGATCACGGCGGAGGCGCTGCGCCGGGTCGTCGAGGAGGCCCGCCGGGAGGGGCTGCCGTACGCCACCGGCCGGGAACGGGTCCGCGCCCGGGTCGTCGGCCTGCTGCAACGACAGTCGGAGGCCCGCCGGGGCGACTCGCCCGGCGAGAGCTGGCTGCGCCGGATGGGCCGGTGCGGGCCGGTCACCGAGTTCCTCGACCACTGCTGGCCGGCGGTCACCCCGGACGGGCTGGTACACCGGCTGCTGGCCGACCCCGAGGCGCTGGCCGCCGCCGCCGACGGGCTGCTCACCGAGGCCGAGCAGGCCCTGCTGAGCTGGCCCAAGCCGCCCCGTACCCCGAGGGCGACGAAGTGGACCGCCGCCGACGCCGTACTCGTCGACGAGGCGGCCGGGCTGGTCGAGCGGGTGCCCAGCTTCGGGCACGTGGTGGTCGACGAGGCCCAGGACCTCTCCCCGATGCAGTGCCGGGTGATCGCCCGGCGCAGCGAGCACGGCTCGGTCACCCTCCTCGGCGACCTCGCCCAGGGCACCGCGCCGTGGGCCGCCACCGACTGGCGGGAGACGCTGCGGCACCTCGGCAAGCCGGACGCCTCGGTGGTGCCGCTGACCATGGGCTTCCGGGTGCCGGCGGCGGTGCTCGCGCTGGCCAACCGGCTGCTGCCGGCGCTGGCCGTGGAGGTACCGCCGGCGGAGTCGCTCCGCTCGGACGGCGCGCTGGAGATCCGTACCGTGCCCGACCTGGCGGCGGCGACGGTGGCCGAGGTGCGGGCGGCGCTGGCCCACGACGGTTCGATCGCGGTGATCGCCGCCGAGGCCGAGACGGACGGGCTGCGCGCGGCGCTGACCGCCGCCGGCATCCCGACCGGCACCGCCGACGAGGTCGAGACCGCCTGCCGGGTCACCGTCGTGCCGGCCACCCTGGCCAAGGGTCTGGAGTACGACCACGTGATCGTGGTCGAGCCGGCCCGGATCGTGGCGGCGGAACCGCGCGGCCTGCACCGGCTCTACGTGGTGCTGACCCGGGCGGTCTCCCGGCTCGCCGTGCTGCACAGCGAGCCGCTGCCCGCACCCCTGTGA
- the paaD gene encoding 1,2-phenylacetyl-CoA epoxidase subunit PaaD, with the protein MSAAGSSPARRAAAAVVDPELRVLTIEDLGVLRDVTEDPATGRVTVTITPTYTGCPAMDVIRADIRAALAAAGHPEAEVVTVFAPAWTTDWISEAGRAKLAAAGIAPPGPAGGRPVPVTLSVRCPHCGAADTEQVSRFGSTACKSLWRCRACREPFDHLRAF; encoded by the coding sequence GTGAGCGCGGCCGGATCCTCGCCGGCCCGCCGGGCCGCGGCGGCGGTGGTCGACCCCGAACTGCGGGTGCTGACCATCGAGGACCTCGGCGTGCTGCGGGACGTGACCGAGGACCCGGCGACCGGACGGGTCACCGTGACCATCACCCCGACCTACACCGGCTGCCCGGCGATGGACGTGATCCGGGCCGACATCCGGGCCGCGCTGGCCGCCGCCGGGCATCCGGAGGCCGAGGTCGTCACCGTCTTCGCCCCGGCCTGGACCACCGACTGGATCTCCGAGGCCGGTCGGGCCAAGCTGGCCGCCGCCGGGATCGCCCCGCCGGGGCCGGCGGGCGGTCGCCCCGTCCCGGTCACCCTGAGCGTCCGCTGCCCGCACTGCGGTGCCGCCGACACCGAACAGGTCAGCCGGTTCGGCTCGACCGCCTGCAAGTCGCTGTGGCGGTGCCGGGCCTGTCGGGAACCCTTCGACCATCTGAGGGCGTTTTGA
- the paaC gene encoding 1,2-phenylacetyl-CoA epoxidase subunit PaaC — MNTTGAPVHTTVDYLLGLGDDALVAAQRLGEWVTAAPELEEDVALANIALDQLGAARLLLSYAGELEGAGRDEDALAFLRTDREYRNCLLVELPNGDFAFTMAKLLFLSAYQLPLYTALSGCADERLAAIAGKARKEVAYHLDHAGLWTVRLGDGTEESHRRMRAAVEELWPYTGELFVADPAAPVDPAGLRAAFLANVEPVLETATLPRPADGWGPTGGRAGLHTEHLSYLLAEMQVLHRAHPGARW, encoded by the coding sequence GTGAACACCACCGGCGCACCCGTACACACCACAGTGGACTACCTGCTCGGGCTCGGCGACGACGCGCTGGTCGCCGCCCAGCGGCTCGGCGAGTGGGTCACCGCCGCCCCGGAGCTGGAGGAGGACGTCGCGCTGGCCAACATCGCCCTGGACCAGCTCGGCGCCGCCCGGCTGCTGCTCAGCTACGCCGGGGAGCTGGAGGGGGCGGGCCGGGACGAGGACGCGCTGGCATTCCTGCGCACCGACCGGGAGTACCGCAACTGCCTGCTGGTCGAGCTGCCGAACGGCGACTTCGCGTTCACGATGGCGAAGCTGCTCTTCCTGTCGGCGTACCAGCTCCCGCTCTACACCGCGTTGAGCGGCTGCGCCGACGAGCGGCTGGCCGCCATCGCCGGCAAGGCCCGCAAGGAGGTCGCCTACCACCTCGACCACGCCGGCCTCTGGACGGTACGCCTCGGCGACGGCACCGAGGAGTCGCACCGGCGGATGCGGGCGGCGGTCGAGGAGCTGTGGCCGTACACCGGTGAACTGTTCGTGGCCGACCCGGCCGCGCCGGTCGACCCGGCCGGGCTGCGCGCCGCCTTCCTGGCGAACGTCGAGCCGGTGCTGGAGACCGCGACGCTGCCGCGCCCGGCCGACGGCTGGGGGCCGACCGGCGGCCGGGCCGGGCTGCACACCGAGCACCTCTCCTACCTGCTCGCCGAAATGCAGGTGCTGCACCGGGCGCATCCGGGAGCCCGTTGGTGA
- a CDS encoding helix-turn-helix transcriptional regulator codes for MTEQPVEQRPMMISDPQVMRALAHPARLGIMEHLTTTGAAVTATECAEIVGLSPSAVSYHLRELAKFGLVEQAPSRGDARERLWRSSVGSWGVEAGQDASPEARAAQETLIEVYAARDMERIRSWARRIGEEPKEWYDAAQYGGAVLMLTAEELVALNDRIRELMRPYRRRERADPPEGSRPVMVHFAALPME; via the coding sequence ATGACCGAGCAGCCCGTCGAGCAGCGGCCGATGATGATCAGTGATCCGCAGGTGATGCGGGCGCTGGCGCATCCGGCCCGGCTAGGGATCATGGAGCACCTGACCACCACCGGGGCGGCGGTCACCGCCACCGAGTGCGCCGAGATCGTCGGGCTCTCCCCGAGCGCGGTCAGCTACCACCTGCGGGAGCTGGCGAAGTTCGGCCTGGTCGAGCAGGCGCCGAGCCGGGGTGACGCCCGCGAGCGGCTCTGGCGCAGCAGTGTCGGCTCCTGGGGGGTGGAGGCCGGTCAGGACGCGTCGCCGGAGGCGCGGGCCGCCCAGGAGACCCTGATCGAGGTGTACGCCGCCCGCGACATGGAGCGGATCCGGAGCTGGGCCCGGCGGATCGGCGAGGAGCCGAAGGAGTGGTACGACGCTGCCCAGTACGGCGGCGCGGTGCTGATGCTGACCGCCGAGGAACTGGTGGCGCTGAACGACAGGATCCGCGAGCTGATGCGGCCGTACCGGCGGCGGGAGCGGGCCGATCCGCCCGAGGGGTCCCGTCCGGTGATGGTCCACTTCGCGGCGCTGCCGATGGAGTAA